The following are encoded in a window of Brevibacillus ruminantium genomic DNA:
- the ybeY gene encoding rRNA maturation RNase YbeY codes for MLSIEVLHEEIEPISEHLEDLIKRCLQASAEREEVSGEVVVTLVTNERIHELNRDYRGVDRPTDVLSFAMNEAGEEEMEIFIDEDEIDQFPNMLGDIIISLPKAKEQADDYGHSLERELGFLAVHGFLHLLGYDHQTEQEEKEMFSRQEEVLQQIGLTR; via the coding sequence GTGTTATCCATCGAAGTACTGCATGAAGAGATCGAACCGATCAGCGAACATCTGGAGGACTTGATCAAGCGCTGTCTGCAGGCCTCAGCCGAGCGTGAAGAAGTAAGCGGCGAGGTTGTCGTGACGCTGGTAACCAACGAGCGCATTCACGAGCTGAATCGCGATTACAGAGGTGTCGACCGCCCCACTGATGTGCTCTCATTTGCCATGAACGAGGCGGGCGAAGAAGAAATGGAGATTTTCATAGACGAGGATGAGATTGACCAGTTTCCCAATATGCTGGGGGATATCATCATTTCTCTGCCCAAAGCAAAGGAACAGGCAGATGATTACGGACATTCCCTGGAGCGTGAGCTGGGATTCCTCGCCGTACATGGCTTTCTTCATCTGCTCGGATACGACCATCAGACAGAGCAGGAAGAAAAAGAGATGTTTTCCCGTCAGGAAGAGGTTTTGCAGCAAATTGGCTTGACGAGGTAG
- a CDS encoding YqzL family protein — protein MIKDFSWSYFASTGDIHAYLLYKEHHQTSGAGEEAPFEFAQEELGETHACL, from the coding sequence TTGATCAAAGATTTTTCATGGAGTTATTTCGCTTCAACCGGTGATATCCATGCTTACCTCCTCTACAAAGAGCACCATCAAACGTCAGGAGCCGGTGAGGAGGCCCCGTTTGAGTTCGCCCAGGAGGAATTGGGTGAAACACACGCATGCTTGTAA
- the glyS gene encoding glycine--tRNA ligase subunit beta, producing the protein MSKRDFLLEIGTEEMPARFITGAAAQLREKVEKWLEAERIPYDRIDSFETPRRLALLIHGLAEKQPDKNEEAKGPAKKIAIDEAGNWSKAAQGFARSNGIAPEQLYFKELNGVEYVYARKSEAGKETKALLPALADVITSMHFPKNMRWGANDLRYVRPIRWLVALFGDELVDMEIAGVKTGAVTRGHRFLGGQHIELQDPAQYASRLGDEHVIVSAEERRKLIVEQIRRLEAENGWRIPMDEGLLDEIVHLVEYPTALFGTFEPEFLSIPREVLVTSMREHQRYFPVEDANGQLLNHFVTVRNGDSRALENVAKGNEKVLRARLSDARFFYEEDQKLSIDSCLKRLETIVFHEELGTIGDKVRRVRKTAAWIAEKLGVSAEEAKYADRIAEIAKFDLVTNMVGEFPELQGVMGEDYARKAGESEAVARGVFEHYLPRHAGDQLPQSPTGAIVSLADKLDTIAGCFAIGIVPTGSQDPYGLRRMAAGVVAILLDKGWTLSLEQLWEAALAPLTAQGVSKRPSEEVMKDLRDFFALRLKNVLQEAAVRYDVIDAVLSADWNVLPDLLNKAKALMDEVQTDAFKFTVEQFNRVNNLAQKAESDAIEEALFAEEVERALYQAYLSVQQEVSGLNNQQQILATLGTLREPIQAFFDKVMVMAEDQAVRHNRLALLSGLSRLIFGYADFSKLVFA; encoded by the coding sequence ATGAGTAAACGAGATTTTTTGCTGGAGATTGGTACAGAAGAGATGCCTGCCCGGTTTATTACGGGGGCGGCGGCACAATTGCGGGAAAAAGTAGAGAAGTGGCTGGAGGCAGAGCGAATCCCTTATGATCGGATCGATTCCTTTGAAACGCCGCGCCGCCTTGCCCTGCTGATTCACGGTCTGGCCGAGAAGCAGCCGGATAAAAATGAAGAAGCCAAGGGGCCAGCGAAAAAGATCGCAATCGATGAAGCAGGCAACTGGTCCAAAGCGGCACAAGGCTTTGCACGCAGTAACGGGATTGCTCCGGAGCAGTTGTATTTCAAGGAACTGAACGGTGTAGAGTACGTCTATGCCCGTAAATCGGAAGCCGGGAAAGAAACAAAAGCCCTGCTGCCTGCACTGGCGGACGTGATCACCTCGATGCATTTTCCAAAGAACATGCGTTGGGGTGCCAATGATCTTCGCTATGTGCGGCCGATCCGTTGGCTGGTTGCCCTGTTTGGTGACGAACTGGTCGACATGGAAATTGCCGGTGTGAAAACCGGTGCGGTGACCAGAGGCCATCGTTTCCTCGGAGGTCAGCACATCGAATTGCAAGACCCGGCACAATACGCGTCCAGACTAGGCGATGAGCACGTCATCGTCAGCGCGGAGGAACGCCGCAAGCTGATCGTCGAGCAAATCCGCCGCCTGGAGGCGGAAAATGGCTGGCGCATTCCGATGGATGAGGGATTGCTGGACGAGATCGTACATCTGGTGGAGTATCCTACGGCTTTGTTCGGCACATTTGAGCCTGAATTCCTGTCGATTCCGCGCGAGGTGCTGGTCACTTCCATGCGTGAGCATCAGCGCTATTTCCCGGTTGAGGATGCAAACGGCCAGCTGCTGAACCATTTTGTGACCGTTCGCAATGGGGACAGCCGCGCTTTGGAAAATGTCGCAAAAGGAAATGAAAAGGTCCTGCGTGCCCGTCTCTCCGATGCCCGCTTCTTTTACGAGGAAGACCAAAAGCTGTCAATTGACAGCTGCCTGAAGCGTTTAGAAACGATCGTTTTCCACGAGGAGCTGGGAACGATTGGTGACAAAGTGCGCCGTGTCCGCAAAACCGCTGCCTGGATCGCAGAGAAGCTGGGTGTATCTGCAGAAGAAGCGAAATACGCAGATCGGATTGCCGAAATTGCCAAGTTTGACCTCGTTACTAATATGGTGGGCGAATTCCCCGAGCTGCAAGGGGTCATGGGAGAAGATTACGCCCGCAAGGCAGGAGAGAGCGAAGCAGTAGCCCGCGGTGTCTTTGAGCATTATCTGCCGCGTCATGCAGGTGACCAGCTCCCGCAGTCGCCAACTGGCGCGATCGTCAGTTTGGCTGACAAGCTGGACACGATTGCCGGATGCTTCGCGATTGGCATCGTGCCTACAGGATCACAGGACCCGTATGGACTGCGCCGGATGGCAGCAGGAGTGGTGGCCATTCTGCTTGATAAAGGCTGGACACTTTCGCTGGAGCAACTGTGGGAGGCTGCTCTGGCTCCGCTCACAGCGCAGGGTGTCAGCAAACGCCCGAGCGAAGAAGTCATGAAAGACCTCCGCGATTTCTTTGCGCTCCGCCTGAAAAATGTGCTGCAGGAGGCAGCGGTCCGTTACGATGTCATCGATGCGGTTCTGTCGGCTGATTGGAATGTCCTGCCCGACCTTTTGAACAAGGCAAAAGCCCTGATGGACGAGGTACAGACGGATGCGTTCAAATTTACTGTCGAACAGTTTAACCGTGTAAACAACCTGGCACAAAAGGCAGAGTCCGATGCTATTGAGGAAGCGCTTTTTGCAGAAGAAGTGGAGCGAGCTCTTTACCAAGCCTACCTTTCCGTGCAGCAAGAGGTTAGCGGTTTGAACAATCAACAGCAAATCTTGGCCACTCTGGGCACTTTGCGCGAGCCGATTCAGGCGTTTTTTGACAAAGTGATGGTCATGGCTGAAGACCAGGCTGTCCGTCACAATCGTCTTGCCCTTCTGTCTGGCTTGTCCCGACTGATTTTCGGCTACGCTGATTTTTCAAAATTGGTGTTTGCTTGA
- a CDS encoding diacylglycerol kinase, translated as MKEWRRFARSFSFAVAGIAHTVKTERNMRIHLVAAVLALLAAWWLEISREDVLLVFFSIAFVFSLELVNTAIEEAVDLASPEKHAKAKAAKDAAAGAVLVAAVLSVIVGVVVFGPPLMQKLSL; from the coding sequence TTGAAAGAATGGCGCCGCTTTGCCCGCAGTTTTTCGTTTGCTGTAGCAGGAATTGCCCATACCGTAAAGACTGAGCGAAACATGCGGATTCATCTCGTCGCAGCCGTACTGGCCCTTTTGGCAGCCTGGTGGCTGGAGATTTCCCGCGAAGATGTTTTGCTGGTCTTTTTTTCTATCGCATTTGTCTTCTCTCTGGAACTGGTCAACACGGCGATTGAGGAAGCGGTGGATTTGGCCTCGCCAGAGAAGCATGCGAAGGCCAAGGCGGCCAAGGATGCGGCTGCAGGAGCTGTCCTGGTCGCAGCGGTCTTGTCCGTGATTGTCGGAGTCGTGGTATTTGGCCCCCCTCTTATGCAGAAATTATCCCTATAG
- the era gene encoding GTPase Era, translating into MDNRKAQKSFKSGFVSIVGRPNVGKSTLLNHLVGQKVAIMSNKPQTTRNKITAVLNTEEGQVIFLDTPGIHKPKSKLGDYMVSVAENTLNEVDLVLFVIDATEKRGAGDEYIIERLGQVKTPVFLVINKIDKVHPEALLPIIDEYRQLYPFKQIIPISAMEGNNTGSLVQAIFEEMEEGPMFYPADQITDHPERFVMAELIREKVLHLTREEVPHSIAVTIEEVKRGENGKTLYIYAAIYVERDSQKGILIGEKGQMLKEIGKRARTDIERLMGEKVFLELWIKVKKDWRNQERMLRNFGFYNEE; encoded by the coding sequence GTGGATAATCGCAAGGCCCAAAAATCATTCAAATCGGGGTTCGTCTCAATCGTAGGCAGACCCAACGTCGGAAAATCAACGCTGCTGAACCATCTGGTTGGCCAAAAAGTAGCGATTATGTCAAATAAGCCTCAGACGACCCGGAATAAAATCACGGCTGTCCTGAACACGGAGGAAGGCCAGGTCATTTTCCTGGATACACCGGGAATTCACAAGCCCAAGTCCAAGCTGGGTGATTACATGGTCTCCGTCGCAGAAAACACCCTGAACGAAGTGGATCTGGTGCTTTTTGTGATTGATGCCACGGAAAAACGGGGAGCAGGTGACGAGTACATTATCGAACGCCTGGGACAGGTGAAAACACCGGTCTTTTTGGTCATCAACAAAATTGACAAGGTTCATCCAGAAGCGCTATTGCCGATTATCGACGAGTACCGGCAGTTGTATCCGTTCAAGCAAATTATCCCGATTTCGGCGATGGAGGGGAATAACACAGGCTCCCTCGTTCAGGCGATATTCGAAGAAATGGAAGAAGGGCCGATGTTTTATCCGGCCGACCAGATCACCGATCACCCTGAGCGTTTTGTCATGGCAGAACTGATCCGGGAGAAGGTTCTCCATCTGACAAGAGAAGAGGTGCCCCATTCGATTGCGGTGACCATCGAGGAAGTGAAGCGGGGCGAGAACGGAAAGACCTTGTATATCTACGCGGCGATTTATGTGGAACGCGACTCGCAAAAAGGGATTCTGATCGGCGAAAAAGGACAGATGCTCAAAGAAATCGGAAAGCGGGCGCGCACCGATATTGAGCGCCTGATGGGAGAAAAGGTTTTTCTCGAATTGTGGATCAAAGTGAAAAAGGATTGGCGCAATCAGGAGAGAATGCTGCGCAACTTCGGTTTTTACAACGAAGAGTAG
- a CDS encoding cytidine deaminase, with translation MDKQALIAKAKEARELAYVPYSKFPVGAALLAESGVVYLGCNIENASFPLCNCAERTALFKAFSEGDKQYRAIAVVADTPDAVSPCGACRQVMAELCPPDMPVFLANLRGDIWETTVSALLPGAFTKEDLRG, from the coding sequence ATGGATAAACAAGCGCTAATCGCAAAGGCAAAAGAGGCGCGAGAGCTCGCCTATGTGCCTTATTCCAAATTTCCCGTAGGGGCGGCACTGCTTGCCGAGAGCGGCGTCGTCTACCTTGGCTGCAACATCGAAAATGCCTCTTTCCCCTTGTGCAATTGTGCGGAGAGAACAGCGTTGTTCAAAGCGTTTTCCGAAGGAGACAAACAGTACCGGGCGATCGCGGTGGTTGCCGACACTCCGGATGCTGTCTCGCCTTGCGGAGCTTGCCGCCAAGTGATGGCTGAGTTATGTCCGCCAGACATGCCTGTGTTTTTGGCTAACCTGCGCGGCGATATTTGGGAAACAACCGTATCTGCCCTGTTGCCCGGGGCTTTCACCAAGGAGGATTTACGTGGATAA
- a CDS encoding pyruvate, water dikinase regulatory protein, protein MNQQRQLIYVVSDSIGETAELVVRAVASQFDRFSIDVHKYPYIEDKDSIDEIIASAREMNAMVVFTLVVPELKEYILQQATRHGIRTIDVMGPLLTTLEEMLHEPPTGKPGLVRRLDEEYFRKVDAIEFAVKYDDGRDPRGLLRADVVLIGVSRTSKTPLSMYLANKRLKVANVPIVPEVEPPEELFLLPPERCIGLTINPEQLNGIRTERLKALGLTAQANYANLDRINEELAYSEKIMERVGCPVIDVSNKAVEETANIILEMIRKNKLRKENK, encoded by the coding sequence ATGAATCAACAAAGACAGCTTATCTACGTGGTTTCAGACTCGATCGGCGAAACAGCGGAGTTGGTCGTGCGCGCCGTAGCCAGCCAGTTCGACCGCTTTTCTATCGATGTTCACAAATATCCGTACATAGAAGACAAAGATTCGATTGATGAAATCATTGCGTCTGCCAGGGAAATGAATGCAATGGTTGTATTTACGCTGGTTGTACCCGAGTTGAAAGAGTATATTTTACAGCAGGCAACAAGGCATGGCATTCGCACGATCGATGTCATGGGACCACTGCTTACCACGTTGGAAGAAATGCTTCACGAACCGCCAACCGGAAAGCCGGGACTGGTACGCCGGCTGGACGAAGAGTATTTCCGCAAAGTGGACGCGATCGAATTCGCAGTGAAATACGATGATGGCCGGGACCCGCGTGGGCTTTTGCGCGCTGATGTTGTACTGATTGGCGTGTCCCGCACGTCGAAGACACCGCTCTCCATGTACCTGGCGAACAAGCGTTTGAAGGTTGCCAACGTCCCGATCGTCCCTGAAGTCGAACCGCCGGAGGAGCTGTTTTTGCTCCCACCCGAGCGCTGTATCGGGCTGACGATCAATCCGGAGCAGCTCAACGGCATTCGCACGGAAAGATTGAAAGCACTTGGTCTTACCGCCCAGGCAAATTATGCGAATCTCGACAGAATCAACGAAGAGCTGGCATATTCCGAAAAAATCATGGAGCGGGTGGGTTGTCCCGTCATCGATGTCTCCAACAAAGCCGTAGAAGAGACGGCCAATATTATCCTGGAAATGATTCGCAAAAACAAGCTTCGCAAAGAAAATAAATAG
- the glyQ gene encoding glycine--tRNA ligase subunit alpha, whose protein sequence is MSMSFQDIILTLQNYWAKQNCLIVQPYDVEKGAGTLNPMTFLRSIGPEPWNVAYVEPSRRPADGRYGENPNRLYQHHQFQVIMKPSPDNIQELYLESLRLLGIEPLEHDIRFVEDNWEHPGLGAWGLGWEVWLDGMEITQFTYFQQVGGLECKPVAVELTYGLERLASYIQEKENVFELEYVDGVTYGDVFLQPEYEHSKYTFELSDVDMLFNLYNTYEAEAKRLMKEHLVFPAYDYVLKCSHTFNLLDARGAISVTERTGYIARVRNLSREVAQTYLAERERLGFPLLKQASSQEGESADE, encoded by the coding sequence ATGAGCATGTCTTTTCAAGACATCATTTTGACTCTGCAAAATTATTGGGCAAAACAAAACTGCCTCATCGTTCAACCCTATGACGTAGAAAAAGGGGCCGGTACGCTGAACCCGATGACATTTCTGCGTTCGATCGGGCCGGAGCCCTGGAATGTGGCCTATGTGGAGCCTTCCCGTCGCCCGGCAGACGGCCGTTACGGTGAAAACCCAAATCGTTTGTATCAGCATCATCAATTTCAGGTGATCATGAAGCCATCTCCGGACAACATCCAGGAGCTGTATCTGGAAAGTCTGCGTCTTTTGGGGATTGAACCCCTGGAGCATGATATTCGCTTCGTGGAGGATAACTGGGAGCATCCTGGACTCGGAGCGTGGGGACTTGGCTGGGAAGTATGGCTGGACGGAATGGAAATCACCCAGTTTACCTACTTCCAACAGGTCGGCGGTCTGGAGTGCAAGCCTGTGGCGGTTGAGCTGACCTACGGCCTGGAGCGGCTTGCCTCTTATATTCAGGAAAAAGAAAATGTGTTTGAACTGGAGTACGTTGACGGCGTCACGTACGGGGATGTCTTCCTTCAGCCGGAATACGAACACTCCAAATACACGTTTGAGCTGTCTGACGTGGACATGCTCTTCAACCTTTACAACACGTATGAAGCAGAAGCCAAGCGGTTGATGAAGGAGCATCTCGTGTTCCCGGCTTACGATTATGTATTGAAGTGCTCCCATACCTTCAACCTGCTGGATGCGCGGGGCGCAATCAGTGTCACGGAGCGGACCGGGTATATCGCACGGGTGCGCAATCTGTCGCGGGAAGTCGCCCAAACCTATCTGGCTGAGCGTGAGCGACTGGGCTTCCCTCTGTTGAAACAGGCAAGCAGTCAGGAAGGAGAGAGCGCAGATGAGTAA
- the dnaG gene encoding DNA primase: MAGGNSADFVNQVRSATDIVDVVGEYLQLRKSGRAFLGLCPFHSEKTPSFNVNAERQFFHCFGCGAGGDVFSFLMKMEQLTFPEALSKLAERAGIALPQTHVEEEEAPEKKAKQLMLDAHQLVSKLYHYVLMETPYGQEAMRYLQKRGITQQTIEDFQIGFAPDSWNFVTSFLQNRTFPPDLMVEAGLLAKSEAGKIFDRFRGRIMFPIHNSQGNVIGFGGRAMDSAAPAKYLNSPESPLFNKSTTLFNLHRARPVIRKRKQAFLFEGYVDVISAWQAGFHQGIATLGTALTEQQARMIRRNAESVVLLFDGDAAGQEATSKAIHILQQAGVVVRVAPLPQGTDPDDYIRQHGAEAFSQQVLLQAMPVTAFRLKHLRAKHVIQDETDQKQFIEKAIEIVNELDSPVERDLYLRQLAEEHSLTLDAVKWESRRLYKQQKSERQRDKVTPAWNNSINNGKVTLAKTLPPAYYTAERMLLGYMMRHRHIADRVQAECTGSFQVDEHDALAAYLYAYFAEGFPEDPGQFIHYLQDEQLKQLASGLAMMECRDDVSDQEIGDYIKQVNHYPQRTELEQLREEQRTLHMQAAAADSPEARRELEIQAAVVGMKILELENALKEG; the protein is encoded by the coding sequence ATGGCTGGTGGAAATTCAGCTGATTTTGTGAACCAAGTCCGGTCCGCTACTGACATCGTAGATGTGGTAGGAGAATACCTGCAGCTGCGGAAAAGCGGCCGTGCGTTTCTAGGCTTGTGTCCCTTCCACTCGGAAAAGACACCCTCCTTTAATGTCAATGCGGAGCGACAATTTTTTCATTGCTTTGGTTGTGGGGCAGGTGGAGATGTCTTTTCCTTTTTAATGAAGATGGAGCAGTTGACGTTCCCCGAAGCCCTAAGCAAGCTGGCGGAACGAGCGGGGATTGCGCTGCCCCAGACACATGTGGAGGAAGAAGAGGCTCCGGAAAAAAAGGCCAAGCAGCTTATGCTGGACGCCCACCAATTGGTTAGCAAGCTTTATCATTACGTCTTGATGGAAACACCTTACGGGCAAGAGGCGATGAGGTATCTGCAGAAGCGGGGAATTACTCAGCAGACGATCGAAGATTTTCAGATCGGTTTTGCCCCAGACTCCTGGAACTTCGTCACTTCGTTTTTACAAAATCGTACTTTTCCTCCTGACTTGATGGTTGAAGCTGGCCTGTTGGCCAAAAGCGAGGCGGGCAAGATATTTGATCGCTTTCGAGGCAGGATTATGTTTCCGATTCACAATTCACAGGGAAATGTGATCGGCTTCGGCGGCAGGGCCATGGACAGCGCGGCTCCTGCCAAATATCTGAACAGCCCGGAAAGCCCTCTTTTCAACAAGAGTACAACACTGTTCAATCTTCATCGTGCCCGTCCCGTGATTCGAAAACGAAAACAGGCTTTTCTATTCGAGGGTTACGTGGATGTCATTTCTGCATGGCAAGCAGGCTTTCACCAGGGAATCGCAACTCTGGGAACAGCTTTGACCGAGCAGCAGGCGAGAATGATCAGGCGCAATGCAGAGTCTGTTGTGCTCCTTTTCGACGGAGACGCAGCCGGCCAGGAAGCGACGTCCAAAGCGATCCATATACTACAGCAAGCGGGTGTTGTGGTTCGCGTAGCGCCATTGCCTCAGGGAACGGATCCTGACGATTACATTCGGCAGCACGGCGCAGAGGCTTTCTCACAGCAGGTTCTGCTGCAAGCGATGCCTGTCACGGCATTTCGACTGAAACATTTGAGGGCCAAGCACGTAATACAGGATGAGACCGACCAGAAACAGTTCATCGAAAAAGCGATTGAAATCGTCAATGAGCTGGACAGCCCGGTCGAACGGGACTTGTATTTACGCCAATTGGCGGAAGAACACTCCTTAACGCTAGATGCAGTGAAGTGGGAGTCGCGAAGGCTTTACAAACAGCAAAAAAGTGAGCGACAAAGGGATAAAGTAACGCCAGCATGGAATAATAGTATAAATAATGGCAAAGTTACGCTCGCTAAAACACTTCCGCCGGCTTATTATACTGCCGAGCGCATGCTTCTTGGCTACATGATGCGCCATCGGCATATTGCGGATCGGGTTCAGGCGGAATGTACAGGTTCGTTTCAAGTGGATGAACACGATGCATTAGCAGCCTACTTATATGCATACTTTGCAGAAGGATTTCCGGAAGACCCTGGACAGTTTATACATTACCTGCAAGACGAACAGTTAAAGCAACTAGCCTCGGGATTGGCCATGATGGAGTGCAGAGACGACGTATCTGATCAAGAGATCGGGGACTACATCAAGCAAGTGAATCACTACCCGCAGCGCACGGAGCTGGA
- a CDS encoding DUF502 domain-containing protein: protein MWQRVFAGFMVLLPLFVTVYLLQFIFFMVDRAVGGWLTELMLTTGLAFRQGELVWFLGVPFHDHIPVIGVILLLLILLLIGGIARTPAGRFLFAKIERFFGFIPVARGVYSTVQQVSQALVHERSSFKQVVLVEYPRPGVYTVGFLTGESQGGVLQFTGEEYVNVFLPKSPNPTNGWLALVPRKEVTFLDMSIEDGLKFVISGGVVPPKARLTDQTIFTEQ, encoded by the coding sequence GTGTGGCAACGAGTATTCGCAGGGTTCATGGTATTGCTTCCGTTGTTCGTCACTGTCTACTTGTTGCAATTCATCTTTTTCATGGTAGATCGAGCTGTTGGAGGATGGCTGACAGAACTGATGCTGACAACCGGACTGGCCTTTCGGCAAGGAGAGCTCGTCTGGTTTCTTGGCGTCCCATTTCATGACCATATCCCGGTTATCGGCGTGATCTTGCTGCTGTTGATACTGCTGTTGATCGGCGGGATCGCCCGGACCCCTGCTGGAAGATTTCTCTTTGCCAAGATCGAGCGTTTTTTTGGATTTATTCCGGTGGCCCGCGGCGTCTACTCGACCGTCCAGCAAGTATCGCAAGCCCTCGTCCATGAGCGTTCCAGTTTTAAACAAGTCGTGCTCGTCGAGTATCCGCGTCCAGGAGTCTACACAGTTGGCTTCCTCACAGGCGAATCACAGGGCGGTGTCCTGCAATTTACAGGAGAGGAATACGTCAACGTCTTTTTACCCAAGTCTCCCAATCCGACCAACGGCTGGCTTGCCCTGGTGCCTCGCAAAGAGGTGACCTTTCTGGACATGTCTATCGAGGACGGGTTAAAGTTTGTCATTTCCGGTGGGGTTGTTCCCCCTAAAGCACGACTGACGGATCAAACAATTTTCACAGAACAGTGA
- a CDS encoding helix-turn-helix transcriptional regulator, which yields MVIELTKRQEHIIQIVKDEGPITGEQIAEKLNLTRATLRPDLSILTMSGYLEARPRVGYFYAGRPAGSVISERLHKLLVKDYKAMPIVVSESASAYDAIVTLFLEDVGTLFVVNQKGFLAGVLSRKDLLRASLGNKTLEDVPVGIIMTRMPNIVTCTPEETLYSAAKKLIDFQIDSLPVVRPGEEDSKQFELMGRVTKTTIAKAFVELGSEPKV from the coding sequence TTGGTCATCGAGCTGACGAAACGACAAGAGCATATTATCCAGATCGTAAAGGATGAAGGGCCGATTACAGGTGAACAGATTGCTGAAAAGCTGAATCTGACACGCGCCACTCTCCGCCCTGACTTATCGATCCTGACTATGTCAGGTTATTTAGAAGCCAGACCTCGAGTCGGTTATTTTTATGCGGGCCGACCTGCGGGCTCGGTCATTAGTGAACGGCTTCATAAGCTTCTCGTAAAAGACTACAAGGCGATGCCTATCGTCGTATCCGAATCAGCATCAGCTTACGATGCGATCGTCACTCTCTTTTTGGAGGATGTGGGAACACTGTTTGTGGTCAATCAAAAAGGCTTTTTGGCCGGTGTTCTTTCGCGCAAAGATTTGCTCCGAGCTTCGCTGGGCAACAAAACTCTGGAGGACGTCCCCGTCGGGATTATCATGACCCGGATGCCCAACATTGTGACCTGTACACCGGAGGAGACGCTTTATTCTGCAGCGAAAAAACTGATCGACTTTCAAATTGACTCCTTGCCCGTCGTCCGTCCGGGAGAAGAGGACAGCAAACAGTTTGAGCTGATGGGAAGAGTAACGAAAACGACAATTGCCAAAGCGTTTGTCGAATTGGGCAGCGAACCGAAGGTGTAG
- the recO gene encoding DNA repair protein RecO: MLVKWEGIVIRSVDYGESSKVVTLFTRERGKVAIMARGAKRAKSRLSAVSQLFTHGYYLCKTGPGSGMSDLSQGEIVDSFRELRQDLMATAYAAYIAELLDRLTEQEEANPYLFQLLYQLFHHLDEGRDAEILCRIFETKMLQVAGISPKLTACANCGMQREPFVFSISQGGLLCPACLETDPYAFAITSTVWKLLRLFQVFDLERLGEIEVKATTRSQLKHVLRSYMDEHLDLRLKSRSFLDQMERISPGGSD, translated from the coding sequence ATGCTTGTAAAGTGGGAAGGAATAGTCATCAGGAGCGTGGACTACGGAGAGTCCAGCAAAGTGGTGACTCTGTTTACCCGGGAGCGCGGCAAGGTTGCGATAATGGCTCGTGGTGCCAAGCGGGCCAAGAGTCGATTGAGCGCCGTCTCCCAACTTTTTACACATGGCTATTACTTGTGTAAAACAGGACCCGGAAGCGGGATGTCCGATCTCTCGCAGGGAGAGATTGTTGACTCCTTTCGGGAACTGCGGCAGGACCTGATGGCGACGGCCTACGCCGCGTACATAGCTGAGCTGTTGGACCGCTTGACAGAGCAGGAGGAAGCCAATCCCTATCTGTTCCAGTTATTGTATCAGCTCTTTCATCATTTGGACGAAGGCCGCGATGCAGAGATACTGTGCCGGATATTCGAGACGAAAATGCTGCAGGTTGCAGGGATCTCCCCGAAGTTGACGGCTTGTGCGAACTGCGGTATGCAGCGCGAACCATTTGTCTTCAGCATCTCACAAGGCGGCTTGCTGTGTCCGGCATGCCTCGAGACAGATCCCTATGCCTTTGCAATCACCTCTACGGTCTGGAAGCTGCTCAGGCTGTTTCAGGTATTTGATCTGGAACGTCTGGGAGAAATTGAAGTCAAGGCGACGACAAGAAGCCAATTGAAACACGTCCTGCGAAGCTACATGGACGAACATCTCGACCTGCGGCTGAAGAGTCGATCCTTTCTGGATCAGATGGAGCGGATTTCGCCCGGCGGGAGTGATTGA